The genomic interval ATTAACAGTATGCTAAAACAAGCAAAGACAAAGACAGTTTGTGTATACAGATTGTAGACAAACACGAATTATATAAAACACAAAACACATTAATATCCAATAGTTATCCACATGATCGAATCACTTGATTACTTCAGAATTTAGTCGCCTTCGGGATCCACACCACGTCTCTTGTCCTGAATAGTCAGCCACCTTATTTCTATGTTTTACTACTTCCGTTATAATGAAAATTATGATGAAATGCGGCTTTCCTCTTATTTTCTTATCATAACGAGAATTCATTActtttaaagtttcaacttgaaACTTTCAACTATTACTTGCATCTTATATCTAAGAGCatgaaaatgtttattttataattttttgattcagttaataaaaatcaaaataaataattttattttatttcaaacacTTTTGTTAATCACTTAtagaagaaatatataaatagtgctaaaatttgattttttttgtttttttcttatgttatgtaaaaaaaatattatatgctAATGTTTAGTTTACATTAAATAGTAATTATGTtactaaaacaaaataattgaatAACATTAGTATATATGAAAAAGTGAAAaggttattattaattaataataaattggatatataatttatttagatatttttttacaaagagAAAATGAAGCAAACATTTGAAGTAAATGTTGTttcattttgaagaaaataaactttGAAGATAAATATATAGTCAATCACTCGATATGTGCTAAAAATATCTCAATAACTGAACATATACATAAGTGCATCATCCTCGAATGTTTACCCCCggagaatataaaatatttttttgaacaacagaatataaaatatctatatttgAACACGTATATCATACTCACAAAAGCATTTTATATTCAACGCACTGTCCTAATTAAGGGAAATAAATAATAGATGGCATAAGTGTAAATAAAGCAGGGAAAATAACTCAAGAATAATTAAGGTCATAATCTTCCAGCTTATAAAAAGCATCTCATAGGACTCAAACCTTACCCAAAGTCATTTCCTATTGTATCATTCTCCTTCAAACATAGTCAGATAAAAACAGCAACTCTTGTCTGAAAAAaactagagagaaagagagagaggataaaGAATGGATCAAACGGTACTAAGCTCTCAAGTGTACCCATACACGATCCAAACCCAAAGCGAGTGCATCATCGTGAACCAGATCGATGGATCATCATCAGGCGACGGATCAAAGCCAGTGAAACGGCGGAGGAAGAGGAGAAGCAAAGGGTCGTCATCAGCCACCAACGAAGATGACGTAAGGGCGATGGAAAGGATGTTTAGGAAGAGGAAGTTGACCGATGAGCAAGTGATTATGCTAGAATATAGCTTCGAGAACGAGCATAAGCTTGAGTCAGGGAGGAAAGAGAAGATTGCGGGAGAGTTAGGCCTTGACCCGAGACAGGTGGCTGTATGGTTCCAGAACCGCCGTGCAAGGTGGAAGAACAAGAAACTCGAGGAAGAGTACGCTAAACTCAAGAGCCAACACGACTCAGACGTCCTCGGCCAATGTCAGCTCGAGTCTCAGGTATACATTTTCTATCTTCATCATTTATAGATCAGAGAAATTTATGATCTCTGTGTTCATGACTGTATAGACATCATAATGTGGTTGTTATTAATTAGGattgttaaatattattatagagaTGTGAAACTTAATAAAACTGAAACCctgtataaatatttcaatcCGGTAGGCTTATTTATTATAGGACGTAGGAAGCGAAGGCCCACAAATAACATGAGTGGATTGGTTCGTCATCCTTTTTATCTTATCCGAAACAGTTCAGTCCGTACAAACTCTATTGGGCTCGTTGATactaatttatatgtttgcatATTATTTTTGCAGGTGATAAAACTGACAGAACAACTGAGTGAAGCTCAGAATGAGATACGAAAACTTTCAGAACTTGTTGTTGTCCAAGAAACATCAACAAACAGTTCAAGTTCATCGTTTTCTATTGAAGCCAATGATGCACCAACTGATTTCGAATTTTCACCGATGGATACTATCAATGACAACATTCCATTATACATGTTGGATAATAACTATTATTTACAAAACATGGAGTATTGGGATGGTTTGTATGTGCAATTTTAACAGCTTAAGTAATTTGAAGTCTTAAGGATGAAAAACATGTTGTAGAGGTAATGTAGAAATGGATGTTGGCCACTGTTGTAAATGTAATGTTTTAAgtatctattataatatatatataaaatggttATTCTAGTTTCATACATATAAAAATCTGATATGCCTACTTCCAAAGCATGCATAATTTAACTTTCACTGTTACCAAATTGGTCAGCTGAAAACAGTAGGCATTATCTGGTGTGGGGGGCTCAGTTATTACCGTGACAAAAGCAAAAGGAGGAGGAGTCAGCGATATGTGTGGCCTTTGAAGCTGGTGTAACATAAGAGACGACGGCGGTGATGTCATCAAGCTTTCCTCCGTAAAACCTGTAGCCAGCCAGCCTCCTGAGCCACGTCTGCGAAAGGACTCTGCCGTTGTTTGGGGTCTAATCCGGGCCTAACGGAAACATCTGTGATCTCATCGTTGTAGAGGTTATCATAGGCGACACCATCCGTTCCCGCCACAATCACATCAATCATGAATACAAGCAGTGGAGGAGCCCTTTGGCTGTGGTTTGAGAATGTGCTTTCTCTAACACCATTAACGGGTCAACAGAAGAATCCTTCTTAGCCTGTTCTCTAATAGCCAGCCAGCCAGAAGACTACTTGACTTGACTTGACTTGTAGAAGAGAACCAGAAGCAGCAGACATGAGGGCTCCTCCTCTCCTTCCGGAATCAGAAAACAATCTCcagggagaagaagaagctcttCTTACTTGTTGCAgcaaaatgagagagagagagagagaccagtTGAGAGGTTTAATCTGGATAGACAAAGTGGTGGTAGCTGACATCTGATTctgaataaaagataaacatctTCCACTGCTTATGAAAAATACAGACACACTTTAAATTCAAAGAGCTACATCTTAACTGGCTTTTCAGTCTTGAGAGAGAGATTTAGGTTTTATTAGTTTACGATTGAACAAGTGAAAGCCCCACTCCACTCCACTGCACCGCACCAAACTCCTACTCCTCCTCCTTCATCTCCAGCCGCTAGCTCTCCTCATTCCTTGGGTCTTTCGAGTTCATATTATCTTATGTGTGATATAGCTTTGAGAGGTCTTCCTATTAATGGCCTTCCAATATTTATGTAACCCACCTACTAGCCAGCCAGCCACACTAGTCTTTCCAAATTcacttgtttttttaaattttgattttgcacTGCAACTACTCAAATGATTAAGGGATCTTTCTTATTTCTACTGAGTACTAGCAATAACCTCTACTAGTATGTTAATATGCAGATTGATTTTACCAGATAAATATCTTCTAGGTAGATTTGTCTGTGTATATATGTCATGTCTTCTCTAAgtcttgaaaacaaaaaaaaaaaaataataataagagatACCATGGAATGGATAACTCCTACTATGGATGGACATGGACCTACGAACGATCAACATTGTTTGGTCGATTCTCCCAATCAAAATCACTGGTCAAGTCGATTGGTACATTTCATTGGATTATCTGTCCAAAATTAGGAGTTTTCGAAAAATTgtctttttggtaaaaatatcCCCACACCTAACAAGCAAAGATACAAAAGTAAAAGTCATACCTCATCTCCTTATTTTTCCCTCATCAGTGCAAAAATTCGATCCCACCGTCGTTACAAACATCATACATTAATAACACAAATTTCAATCCTCACCTCATGATGATCCccaaaaaaatcgaaaattaactgttgttgttgtttctgcTAAGCTATAAGCTTTATGTACTTTATGATTAAAATTCACACTGGGGGAACAACAACACTAGAGCTGCCTGCTGCTTTcactattaaacaaaaataccaAAACATATACTCTTATAAACTACACTCTTCTTCTACTCTCTCTTAGGAACTTGTTCTACCAATGTCTTTGCCTGAAAACTCCCCCGCCGTCCCAAACAGAGCCGACAACCCTCCACCGGGGTTACTACTTCCATTACCAACAGCTCTTCCCAAACCTAAAAAGTCAAGCGTTGTCTGTTTCGGACCACGACGGTGGAGCCGGAGGTTCTGGTCTCGTTGAAAGCCTTTGTTGCAGATTTCGCACACGAATCGGTTCTTTGCCATCAGAGTTTTGGGTGACAAGGCTATCACCTCCGCTTCTGGATCTGTTGTTGCAACAATATGAgtagtttggaaaaaaaaagaaaaaaaaagagacaacgTACCAGGCATTCCGGGGAGGTTCCGTGAGACGCTTCTTGCATCCCCGGATGAATTATCTAAATCAACCGGCGGCATAAATCCTCAGACTCTGTTTTTCAGCTACCAAGTCAGTCAGTCTATCAGCTTTTCgttataaaaacaaacaaaccttttttttccaccaaaccttttttttctcAACTCTCTTCCCTAGAAAAGATCAAAACCTCATTGCCCGAGAAATATACTAATTATTTAACcctcaactctctctctctctctctctctctctctctctagtctctgtTTCAACGGCTTAGATTCCACCGGAGTTTGATCCACACCCAAGGCGGCTTCGTTTGtgagacttcttcttcttcttttttcggGCTTCTTTTGCTTGTCCCAGACAAAGGagctttcttcatcttcttcttctttctctctctcgatAGGGGAcaattatactattttttttttcaacttttctgccttgaaaatatatttatttatttacctaCAATTTCTTTTATACTTGTGTCggctttcctttttttttaatattatgagtTTTGGATTCCCATgtacaatattttaattaatacaaattctTTTATCCGCTGAGGATTCCAGACCATAAATTCAGACTAATCTCCATGAATTTTTCCATTCAGACATGCAAAATTATAGGTAGAAAGGTGACTAAAACGACTGAAACCTAGAACGAACACTCCAACTGAAATTCTATTACCACTATACCATAACTTCTCGGTTAACACAACCTTTCTTCTcactttcattttattttttaggaaGGTGTACAAAATAAAAGCACCAAACATTCATGAGTCAATGGTAATTTTTTTGACcagtttaaccaaaaaaaaaaaaagagaaaataatcaTAGAGAAAAATTGCATGTGGTTTTATGCAGTGTCCCAATAAATGCAATATCAggaattttgttgttttttctaTTGTACATGTTACGTAATCAACTGACCAAGTATTTAATATCCCTGACTTTATTGAAATTTTCGTTTTCGTTTCTTTTTCAGTGTAATTCTAATACTATGATTTTTTTACGacagaaaaataaaaggaaGAAGCGATTATTTACTTCTTCTAGTggtgataataataataataagaaatagCGTTTTGTTTTAGCGTTTACATGCCTTGTTGGCATTTGGGACGCTTAGATGTTGCCACGTGAGTCTGTTTATCTGAGTTGCATCCGTTGGATAAACTGGACGATGACATGTGGAAAAATACTAACCAGCTTGGATTTTGCGTTCTGTTTACACCGCCAcatgttgaacaaaaaaaaaaagtttacaccGCCACAtcactcaaaacatattttttccaTTACAAGAAAGTTGTTATTTTAGAATTGAAAGGGGCGAAACTTACCGCGATATATGGAATTTACTGGATCATCTATGGATTGATACTGTATATATATTGCATTATATGGCTTGTCGTGTTTGGAAAGTTGTAATAATATAAGATTTGATAAAATCTTGTAGTAATGTTCCTTCTATACAAACGTCCATTAGAACTagcatttgataaaaaaaaaaaaaaatgtttcaaaaaaaaaactagcatTTGACTttgcaaacatataaa from Brassica napus cultivar Da-Ae unplaced genomic scaffold, Da-Ae ScsIHWf_732;HRSCAF=1062, whole genome shotgun sequence carries:
- the LOC125574949 gene encoding zinc finger protein ENHYDROUS-like, coding for MPPVDLDNSSGDARSVSRNLPGMPDPEAEVIALSPKTLMAKNRFVCEICNKGFQRDQNLRLHRRGPKQTTLDFLGLGRAVGNGSSNPGGGLSALFGTAGEFSGKDIGRTSS
- the LOC106405959 gene encoding homeobox-leucine zipper protein ATHB-53; translated protein: MDQTVLSSQVYPYTIQTQSECIIVNQIDGSSSGDGSKPVKRRRKRRSKGSSSATNEDDVRAMERMFRKRKLTDEQVIMLEYSFENEHKLESGRKEKIAGELGLDPRQVAVWFQNRRARWKNKKLEEEYAKLKSQHDSDVLGQCQLESQVIKLTEQLSEAQNEIRKLSELVVVQETSTNSSSSSFSIEANDAPTDFEFSPMDTINDNIPLYMLDNNYYLQNMEYWDGLYVQF